From the genome of Pseudoxanthomonas sp.:
CAGGCCGACGCCGGCCGCAAGCGCCTGAAGGAACTGCTCACTGCTTCGGTGCCGCTGTTCAAGGCCAGCAAGTTCTTCCTGAATCCCGAAATGAGCCTGGCTGACTGCGCGATGGCCCCGATCATCTGGCGCCTGAAGTCGCTGGACGTGGGCCTGCCCAAGGACGGCAAGGCGATCGAAGACTACGGCAACCGGATCTTCCGCAATCCGGGCTTCGTCCGCAGCCTGACCGACCAGGAAAAGAAACTGCGCGACCTGCCGGTCTGAGCCCCGGCCGCGCCAGCGGCACGGGCGACTTCGCGGCACGCATCTTCAGTAAAAGCACGGCCGGCAAACGCGCTGGCCGGTTAGACTGGTGGCATGAGTGAAGATGCAGCACAGATGACCAGCCATCGTCCCGTACCTGTTGCGGGCGCTGGCCGAGTGGATCGCCGACAACGACATGACCCCGCACCTGCTGGTGGATGCCACCCAGGCCGGCGTGCAGGTGCCCTCCAGTGCGGTGAAGGAAGGCCGCGTGGTGTTGAACATCGCCACCCGCGCCGTCGCGCATCTGGTGATCGACAACCTCACGGTGAGTTTCAGTGCCCGTTTCGGCGGGGTGAGCTACCCGGTTAACGTGCCGATCTCGGCCGTGCTGGCCATCTACGCCCGCGAAACCGGGCAGGGCATGGCACTGCCGGACGACATCGGTACCGGCGCCGGCCCGCAGGACGATCACGAACCACCATCGCCCGATGCGCCGACGCCCGATGAGCCGGCACCGCCGCCATCCAAGCGCCCGCACCTGCGCGTGGTGAAGTAGCTCCTCCGCCGGAAACGTGGCAGCAGCCGACCAAAGGAGTCGTCCATGCCCGATGAGCGCGATGCGTACTGGTTTCCGGCCAAACGTTACGGCTGGGGCTGGGGATTACCGGTGGCCTGGCAGGGTTGGCTGGTGCTGGCCCTGTATTTCGCGGCGGTGGTCAGCGCCGGAATATGGCTACGGCCACATGTCCATCCGTTGATGTTTTACGGAAGTGTCGGCGCGGTCACGATGCTGCTGATCGTCGTCTGCCTGCTCAAGGGCGAGCCACAGGGCGAACGCTGAGCCTGACCAGGCGCCTGGGTGCTGGAAACCCGGTCAATGCAGTTGGAGCGGGACGGTTTCGCTGGCGCGGGTCGGGCCGGCGAACGACACCAGCCGGTCGCCGTGCAGGACCAGCTTGCCGGTGTGGCGTTCGATCCCGTCGTAGGAGTAATCGAAGCGGAAGCTGCGCTCCAGGCCCATCTTGCCGTCGTCGTCGCGGCGCAGGCGCACCCCGGAAGCCTGCACGCTCTGGTCCAGCCAGATCACGTCGGCCGCCGCGCAGGCGTTGCGCCCGACCTGGGTGGCGCGCTCAGCTGCCGCGCGGGCGGCGTTCCACCAGAAGAAGATGGCGGCGCCGGCAATCAGGAGCAGGATCGGAGTCATGTCGTGACTGTAGCGGCTCTGGTTGCGCGTGGGCAGTCGTGGATCGCCGCGCCATTTTCAAGGGCTCAGCGGGGCGAGGTCACGGGCGGGACAGTCTGAACGGGCTCTGCTGCCGGCGATGGTATGGGCGCGTTGGGCAGTGGCGTGACGGGTGCCGGTGCCGGTGGCAATCCTGGAACCGGTGCGCCCGCTAGCGGTGCAGGCGGGACGGCCGGAAACGGTGGCATGACTTGCTGCGCCTGCAGTTTCAGCAATACAGCCCAGTCCTGGCGGTTGAAGTTGCACTGATCCTGCTGGGATGGCGTGCATTCGCGGCCGGGACCGCTGGCCTCGCCCATGTCGTCTTCGGCCGTGGCCTGCGGAACCGGCAGGATCACATGGCCGCTGCGGTCCAGTTCCAGCTGGCGCATGGTCACGGCATTGAGCACGTTGCCGCCGATCAGGTGCAGGGTGCGGTCGCCGCCGACATTGGCGGCGACCACGATGTCGCAGTGCGACTCGCTGGGGGCACTGCCTTTCCCGTCAAGTGTCGCGGCCAATCCGGCGTAGCCCAGCACCTGGTTGCGGTTGCGGATGTAGCACAGCAAGTCGCCGGGCGCCGGCTTTTCCACGGCGGGGTCGGCGTAGCGGTACGGGCCGCCGCTGGCGCCGTCGTGCCAGGCGGCGCGGATGTAGTCGATATGGCGCGGCGACCGCCGGAAGCCGGCAATCCCGGCCCTGGTCATCACCCATGACACGAACGCGGCCGACCACGGCGTATCGACGATGAAGGCACGGCAGTCGCTGTCGGTGTAGCGGTTGCCGGGCAGG
Proteins encoded in this window:
- a CDS encoding DUF3301 domain-containing protein; the encoded protein is MTPILLLIAGAAIFFWWNAARAAAERATQVGRNACAAADVIWLDQSVQASGVRLRRDDDGKMGLERSFRFDYSYDGIERHTGKLVLHGDRLVSFAGPTRASETVPLQLH
- a CDS encoding DUF2272 domain-containing protein; the protein is MPNHRLCALVLVLSSLAVKAQAIEVCDAPPRFGLSPAAIAITRAACEEHRQWMQPFIDRNGRLASLRVTEAESGYLADHGIVAWQRVAMYWRDSGTLAMIGDEPGASSCLALPGNRYTDSDCRAFIVDTPWSAAFVSWVMTRAGIAGFRRSPRHIDYIRAAWHDGASGGPYRYADPAVEKPAPGDLLCYIRNRNQVLGYAGLAATLDGKGSAPSESHCDIVVAANVGGDRTLHLIGGNVLNAVTMRQLELDRSGHVILPVPQATAEDDMGEASGPGRECTPSQQDQCNFNRQDWAVLLKLQAQQVMPPFPAVPPAPLAGAPVPGLPPAPAPVTPLPNAPIPSPAAEPVQTVPPVTSPR